Within Candidatus Aenigmatarchaeota archaeon, the genomic segment TAAAAAAGAAAATATTTAATGTGATTTGATGGAAATAGTTGTCCTAGGTTCAGCATTTGTGGATGCTATCATACACACAAACAGGCTGATCAAATTTAAATCAGCCGGAAAAAAATATCTAGGATTCCCCTATACTTCAAAAACAGAAATTGAGGAATTGGAATTTGATGTAGGTGGTTCTGCTCACAACATAGCTGTAAGTCTGTCAAAATTCAAGAACAAGGTTGGTATAATAGGAAAGGTGGGAAATGACCCAAATGGTTTAATGATAATGGCCAACCTACAGAAGGAGGGTGTTGATACAAAGTATTTTAGAAAAACAAAGGAAATGATGAGTGGTTTTTCACAGGTTTTTATAACACCTGAAGGAGAAAAAAGTATTCTAACATATAGAGGTGCAAATGATCTTATATCACCTGAAGATGTCAAAGAAAATTACTTCAAGAGTATAAAATGGTTTGTTTTTACAAGTGTTCTTAGCCAGGGGTCTTTAGATGCTGTTTCAAAGGCTATTTATTTCACAAAGAGGAATGGGGGAAAGGTTTTGGGAAACCCAAGCATAAATATGGTTAGATATAGGAAGAGAGAACTTTTGGGTTTTTTAAAATTTTGCGATATAGTTGTGATGAATGGTGAAGAAGCGTGCGAACTAACTGGAACGAGAAATGAAAAGAAGTCTTTAAAAAAATTTTTGGAATTAGGGTTGAAGTCGGTTATTGTAACACGCGGAAAAAGAGGGTTGATGGGATATGATAATGGGAAGTTTTATAAAAAAACCTCAATAAATGTTAGAGTTGTTGATACTACAGGTGCTGGGGATACATTTACGGCTGGTTTTTTACACTGGTTTATCAAGACCAATTCATTTGAAGAGTCACTTGAGTTCGGAAATTCAACCGCTGCATTGAATATTATGAGTGTCGGTGCTTCAAAAAATTTACCCACTGAATCTGAAGTGATAAGTCTGATGGAAAGGGTGAAAAAATGAGGAAATTGATGAAAAAGGCTTGGAGATTGAACAAGATAATAGAACCAAATAAAAAGAGATGCCTGCTTGTTGCATTTGATCATGCTGTCGAGCATGGACCTTATGAATATGAAGGTATAAATATAGATCCACTGAGGATAGCCAAGATTGCCCAAGAGGGCATGGCAAATGCACTAATAGTCCATCCTGGGGCAGCAAGGTATATAAAGAAGAGCTGTGGTATTCCACTCATTATAAAAATTACTGGAAGAACAAGTTTATCTCCAAAGATTGTTCAATCAATTACTTCAACTGTGGAAGAGGCTGAATATCTTGGAGCGGTAGGTGTTGCTTGCACCGTATATGTTGGTTCTGAGGAAGAGGATAGGATGCTGGAAAACCTGGCCTTTATAAAAAGGGAGTGCTTGAAAAGGGGAATGCCAATAATAGGATTTATGTATCCAAGAGTTAAAGGGAAGAAAAAAGATGACCCAAGGATTGTTAGATATGCAGCAAGATTGGGTGCGGAACTCGGTGTTGATATTGTTAAAACATATTATACAGGATCAAAGGAGAGTTT encodes:
- a CDS encoding carbohydrate kinase family protein, encoding MEIVVLGSAFVDAIIHTNRLIKFKSAGKKYLGFPYTSKTEIEELEFDVGGSAHNIAVSLSKFKNKVGIIGKVGNDPNGLMIMANLQKEGVDTKYFRKTKEMMSGFSQVFITPEGEKSILTYRGANDLISPEDVKENYFKSIKWFVFTSVLSQGSLDAVSKAIYFTKRNGGKVLGNPSINMVRYRKRELLGFLKFCDIVVMNGEEACELTGTRNEKKSLKKFLELGLKSVIVTRGKRGLMGYDNGKFYKKTSINVRVVDTTGAGDTFTAGFLHWFIKTNSFEESLEFGNSTAALNIMSVGASKNLPTESEVISLMERVKK
- a CDS encoding 2-amino-3,7-dideoxy-D-threo-hept-6-ulosonate synthase, which encodes MRKLMKKAWRLNKIIEPNKKRCLLVAFDHAVEHGPYEYEGINIDPLRIAKIAQEGMANALIVHPGAARYIKKSCGIPLIIKITGRTSLSPKIVQSITSTVEEAEYLGAVGVACTVYVGSEEEDRMLENLAFIKRECLKRGMPIIGFMYPRVKGKKKDDPRIVRYAARLGAELGVDIVKTYYTGSKESFMKVVQDSNFVPVVAAGGEEKSELEFLNMVRDIIDAGASGLAVGRNVWKRDNGSLVLKQIRRIVFGVYE